ttcgctgtTTTTCATAGTCTTCCCTTgatggccaggtaatacaaagcacatgctacctttttttatcacaGCCACGGGAACTCGCATTTCCGTtatctctccttcgacaaatggacaaagttttttggtAAGTAGAATGACGGTTGACCCGGACATTAGAAAGTTATCTTGCCGCCTCagaagtgttgtatctgaaatagctgcaattggTTTCTCTTAAGCTATTCATGTGTGATCTCCACAAGCGTCTGTCCATGTAAAACAAGGGGAAacacggcatgtctggatgactcactTCCATGATTAACCTATAATGGTTAATCATGGAGGAAacaggttgttatgaagctggctttgGCACATTTTTGCATTTCGAACTCAGTTCGAAAActatcaatgagtccatacaaagctaagtgccggagattcaagaaatacactgcACATTTACccttgtaaaaaattatccaaggagggttacctttaacaatggtttagtgtggctgacacgatgcttaggctaaataattattagtttaaggaattatccggcttagtgtagacatagccttaaaTAAAACTTCTCAGTTAACGATTCCTAAGCAGTTTGGAAAGGCTTGTGATAGGTCACCAACTACAGAAAACCTACACCCCACACTGCTATAACATACTGACTGTAAGTTGGTAACACTTACAGTCATACTCTTAATTCACCTTATAAGTGTAATCACAAGAGCCGAGTCGGGAGCTGGTGCGGACCGTTTGACAGCTTTATTGACACACTGCTGAGAACAGAAATATAACCCAATATAAACCCTCCTGGTTCTCCCTCTAGTGGTCACTGGGTGTAACACAGTGCAGACAAAACATAAAGCTCAATACACAACATCCCTTTCACATTTATTCACATTCACACCCACCTAAAACCTCCCCTATTAAACCCAGCCTATAAAAATAGACTAGGCCATAATTACTAAGAACGTGTGCTATGTGCAAAATGCTGTAATGTGTGAATTTGCTGTATAACAATAAAATTAATTGGAATACCCACTTAGTAAGCTATTGTAAATAGGGAACTCAAACTTAAACACGTACATGCTTACTGAGGCCGGGGGGTAAACCACCCTCGAACCTCGCAGTCGGTCAACGGGGATTATTATTTTGCCCCGAAACGTGACTTGACACTCTAACAACCCACTGCTCATAGTTCAGAGACTAAGGCGTTCTGGAGTTCTGGTAACCTGGAGTGGATAACTCCGGCCTGGCGCTTCAATATCTGCTGACCGTTTGGGGGACCCCCCTGGCTCGGGGGCGACCGTCCTGGTTCCCAGAGCATCCCCTCTTGCCAGAGAAGGGGGAGAGGCAACCGGTTGGGCCTCAATTGTCAGTTCACTCGGCACAGCTGGTAGCTCTGGACTTGTGGGAACCAACAGCGCACGGTCATCGGCTCTCATCAGCTCTGTGTGACGTCTCCAGTGCGCGCCTGCCCTCACAGCTATGGTGTAGGATACCGGTCCCTATTGCGATGCCACCAGTCCAGGCATTCACTTCTCCTCCCCCTGCACCAGCACGGCCTCCCCTACTGCAATCCGTCTGTCCTTAGCCACCAGGGCTCTGCGTTCTCGTTGGCCATCCTGCACCAGCTCCACCGTAGTCGCCATGTTTGGCCTCACAAGGTCCAAGCAAGAGCGGAGCCGACGGCGCAGAAAGAGCATAGCCAGAGACTCACTCGTCGTCATGTGAGGTGCATTCCTGTAGCTGTGTGAGAAAGCTTCCACTCTATGTTGCAGCATAAATGTCGTgtgttcaaaccccagccaagtcaCACCAAAGAATATaaatatgggacccattacctccctgcttgacactcagcatcaagggctgtaattgggggttaaatcaccaaaaatgaatcccgggcgcgacccccgctgctgctcaatgctcccctcacctcccagggtgtgatcaacgGTGATGGGtagaatgcagagaataatttcaccacacttagtgtgtgtgacaatcatgggtactttaacttaaaaacgTTCCCCTAAACGCTTTCAATGAACGCTTCAGCGTCTGCACAAAATGCTCTGCTTGACCGTCCGTGGCGGGGTGAAACGGCACTGACCTTTTGTGCTTCACCCCATCTGCCCGTAGAAATGTCCCAAACTCTGCCACTGTGAACTGCGGCCCATTGTCACTAACCAGTGTCTCTGGTATTCCGTTGCGGGCAAGCATATTCCTCAGTGCCTGTACAGTCTTCTTCGTCGTCGTCGTTTTCATCACCTGTACTTCCAGCCACTTAAGAGTATGCATCTACCACCACCAAGAACATGTGTCCTTCGAACGCTAAGGCCACATGGATCCTTTGCCATGGCTATCCCGGCTACGACCAGGTGTGCAGTGGGGAGAGCGCAGGGCTCTTTTGGTCCCGTTGACATGTCGAGCATGTCCTGGCCCGGCATGTAGTTACTTCAGGAGCTGCGGTCTCAGCGCTGGAGGAGGAACCACCACTCGACCGCATGTAGAAGGGGGCCAACGCGTCATTTTGTCCAACTGTCCCTTCGAACTGGCCTGACACTTCCATATCTACTACCCTAGAGAGCACTGGATCATATTTAGTTTTCTTCCTAAAATCTTCACTGCCCACTCGGAGTGTCTCAAAGTGATATACTGTCACCCTATCTACTGCGTTTGGCTTTTCCTTATGTGTTACCTGCAGTGGCAAATGTAAGAGACCTTCTGCATTCCCATGATCTGCTGCTTTCCTGTATTGGATTGTGTAGTTGATTGCCGCTAACACTAACGCCCACCAATGCAATCACGTCCCCTTACCAGTACTCAATATACTTGTCAGCGGTCTGTGAGTAGTTTAACCCTTAGATGCATTAGTGGGTCAAAAATTACCCAGTGAGGTTGTTTTCTTGAAATATCTTTGTAATGAAAATGTTTTAACATTTCATATTCCAGGTATtcctcaaaaaacatgtttttgacatAATTCCATATACATTTCTAACTTACCTTTTAAAAATTTtaagaaattttagtttttgtacTACTACCCCAAGCTTCCATAAGTGGGTCACAAATGACCCGCATGCATTTTCTTTGGAATCCAATGGGAACCTTCAATTCTTATCAGCTGTGGCTGTCTGGAATAAATAAATTGTGGACCACACGGACTATATCAGAAGTTTGACCCTTCAGGAAGACTATTTTACACAGCAAGAGCTGATACATGTAAGTATTATTGTCATatagtattgtgtgtgtgtgtctttcatGACTTATTCACTGCTTTTATTTATCAACGGATTAGCCTAGTTTATAACTAGCTAAAACTAGCTAGCTAACTAAGTCAGCTAACATTACTATTTGtattgtgtttgtgcgtgtgagtgtttgtattattcatcaataaattagcctactttacaactagctaacactagctaactaagttagctaacattactaTTTGTATTGAGTATGTGCGTGTGAAAGAATGTTAGTATTATTCATCAATAAATTAGCCTACTTTACAACTAGCTAACACTAGCTAGCTAGCATTACTATATGGTatttagtgtgtatgtgtgtgtaagtgagtgCTACATATTGATCTATTGAAAACATTACTCTCATGTTTCTTCatcaaggtgtcatggctgcTAGATACACAGTTGAAATGGTCCTACAGATGCTGGATGATGGAGAGGCAGTAACGGGGTTGGACTCAGAGTCTGAAATTTCTGATGATCAGGACCCAGACTATTGTCCAGGTGGCGGTGGCAGTCGTCCACCTGGAAATCCAACTGAACAGGATCAATCTGACTCAGAAGATTCCTCTTCGGTGTCCTCTGAAGAAGAAAATATCATGTCCAACAGAATGAGTCGGAAGGGCTCTTACTGGAGCGAGTTacctcccacccagggtagaacaCAGAGCCACAATATCATCAGAAGTCGGTCAGGGCCTGCAGAAGGGCTTAGCACCACTGTCTCACCAAAAGATGCATGGGAGCTCTTTATCACTGATGATATAATACAAGAGGTGATGAAGTGCACAAACTTGGTAGGACGGAGAGTAGCAACAGCTAGAAGAAAAGAATGGACAAATGTCACTAAAGATGAATTCATGGCCTTCATTGGATTGACCCTGCTTGCAGGAAGTgagaagaactgggatgtttcagTCCGTGACCTTTTTGGGAGTCCTCTACATAATCCCATGTACAAGGCCACTATGACTGTTGGAAGATTTGAAGACATTCGCCGTACCTTGCGCTTCGATGATAAGAGGACCAGAGCCTTCCGACTGGAAACAGACCATATGGCAGCCTTCCGCTATGTATGGGACCTGTTCCTGGTCAACTGCAGACAGCGATTCATCCCCAGTGATTGTGTCACTGTGGACGAACAGCTTGTACCATTCAGGGGTAGGTGCAAGTTCTTACAGTACATGCCAAGCAAGCCCGCCAAGTACGGCCTAAAGATCTTCTGGGTTTGTGATGCACGCATACCCTATGCAATAGATGGTATAGTTTACACAGGGAGACAACCAGGTGAAGAAGTTCAGAAGAATCTGGGGGAAAACATTGTCAAGCAGTTGTGTGGTAGATTTAGAAACACAGGTCGCAACATCACAATGGATaactttttcaccagtgtgcctCTTGCACAGCATCTTCTAAAGAAGGATCTCACTATTGTGGGAACTCTACGTCTGAACAAGCCAGACATCCCTCCTCTGATGAAGCCTTCCAAGTCCAGGGAGGTTCACAGCACAGAATTTGCATTCAACAACAGCCTTACCATGGTTAGCTATGTCAGAAAGAAAGCAAAAGCTGTTGTGCTCCTGAGCACGATGCACCACGACAAAGTAGTGGATGAAAATagcagaaagaaaaaaacagatgtGATCACATTTTACAACAAGACGAAAGGAGGTGTAGACACCACTGACCAGATGGTTGGAACCTACACCTGCAAGCGCCAAACACAGAGGTGGCCCATGGTGTTGTGGTACAACATAATTGACATCGCCACCCTGAATTCCTACACCTTTTTCACGGCTCAGCACCCAGATTTCAAGAGCGGCATCACCAATGCACGACGGATCTTcctcaaagagctgtcaaaggagctTGTCACCCCACACATGAGGAGTCGACTGGAAGGCTGCCCCCAACTGCAAACCCCGATTATTGAAGCAATGGAAAGGTGTGGGGTGACAAAAGCCAAAATCCAGCCACAGGACAGAAGCAGACAGGGTCAACCAAAGAGAAAGAGGTGTCAGATCTGCCCAAGTAACAAAGATCGCAAAGTTAACAACAGTTGTGGGAAATGCAATGTACCTGTGTGCAATGATCACAGCCAGAAACAGGTAGTTTGTCTGAACTGCATACAATGATGAGACAAGGCAAAACAGGGAAAAGAAAGAAGAACTGTCAATGACtggacatacatacacacacgcacacacaatggaTGTTCACATTTTTTCTATTGCTGTTTTGGGtaattttgttttaaattgtGAAGAAGAAAAGTGAAGAATAAAGATATTTCAAACATGAAATCATTCTTGTGTGGTCCtaaatatattacaaaatattATACAAGTGATTATTCTTCACCAAAATGACAACAAATGGCACGAAAACACGTTGATTCTAACATGGGTAATTTTTGACCCACTTGTGGAAGAGTGTAGGGTCCAGTCACTCGTGCATCTAAGGGGTAAAATGGCACCCGTACAAATAGGCATGGAATTTACCTACCCCAAAAATAATTCCCAGTGCCTCCCTTTCAATCAGAGCTTATTTTTGCTCCGTCTTGCTCAGTGTCCGAGAGGCCAAGGCTATGGGTGTCTCCTCACCACTGGGCATCACGTGCGAAAGTACCGTGCCCATCTCATATGGCGACGCGTCGCACGCTCGCCGCAGAGGCAACCTGGGGTCATAATGCGTTAGCACCTGCTCTGACTGCAGGTGGTCTTTTGCTACCTTAAAGGCTTTCTCACACTCCGGTAACCACTTCCATGCCACTGCTCATGCAAAGGGCTAAGCATGGTTGGCATGTTTTTAACAAAACGCCCATAATAGCTGATCCGGCCCAAAAAAGAACGGAGCTAACATAATAATGGGGGCTAGGGCCTCCACTATGACCTTAAGGTTCTCTGGGGACTTATGTAGTCCTTTTTTTCAATGACATGCCCCAAATATTCTAATAAACTCTAAAGAATTCACATTTCTCCTTCTGTACTCGCAAATCGAATTTCTCCAATCGGCCCAACACTGCATCCAGGTTTTCAAGGTGATCTGCATCATTCTTCCCAGTCACCAAAATGTTGTCCAGAAAAGAATGGACTTTGGGGAGGCCCTGCAACACTTGGTCTATGACCCGCTGAAGATTGAAGGTGCAGAGTTGATCCCGATGGGAAGACGGTTATAGCAAAACATTCCCTTTTGCGTGGTTGTGGTCAGATATTTATGGGAGCTTACTTGAACCGGCATCTGTAAATATGCGTTCGCCGGATCTAATTTGCTGAAACGCTGCCCCCCTGCCAGCGACGCGAAAAGATCCTCTATCCTTGGAATGGGGTAATATTCAGCGCAAAGGTTACTTTAAAATCTCGGTAAATACgtactttcccattctttttcACAATGGGTACAATGGAAGTAGCCCATTCACTAAACTGTACTGGAGACAGTACGCCCACCTGTTCCAAACGCtctaattcctcctccacctccGGCTGAAGTGCATATGGCACCGACCGTGTTTGAAAGAACTGAGGTTGACGCTCCGGCTCGAGGGTTAACGCCACCTCAAAGCCCTTTAGTGTACCTAGACCTTTGAACACTTGGCATGGCTGTCTAGTACTGTCGCCATTGTGCGGTCTTCTTGTATGGGGTGTGTGGCTCGAACCGTTTTAATCATTGTCCAATCTAACTTTACTTTTCACAACCATTGTTGTCTAAAAAGAGAGAGCGTGTCACCATTAACCACATACAGGGGGAGAAATGCCCGTTGTTTGTTGAGACGCACATCTACTTTTATTACCCCCAAAGGTGTCATAACCTGGCCTGTAAACGATCACAACACTGGCTAAATTTAGCATTGTACAGTTTTCCTTAAATGATCAACACTGCCGCACCTGTGTCTAACTCAATTTGAATAGTTTGTCCCTCCACTTTTGGTCTAACCTAGATAATCGCTGACACAGCGGTACCGTGTTTAACGCTTTTTTTCTACATTCACCACATGTAAGCCTCCCACCCCATCTGAATCTGTTGTCTCTGTGTCACTGGGCTTAGTTTCAGCCTCTACCTGATCGGCCCTCTTTGTCaattttccttttgttttctgTCCCTTTTTAATCACAAACAAATTTGTTGTCCTGGGTCCCATTTTATACTCCTTGTACATACGAGCTATATACCCCCTTTTTCCACAATTGTGGCAAGATCGGTCCTTGTAAAAACACTTCTCCATTTTGTGATCTACTCTACCACGAGTGTATTTACGGCCTGGTGGCAATGAGAGATAGAGACAGCGTTCACCTTCTGATAGCTACTAAGCCGTTGAGATTCTCGTTCCACTGTTTCTATTGAGACTGCTAATTCAActgctctttttgtttgttaaatcCTTAACAGCCTATTTTTAATGGACTCACTGTTCGGCCCACACACCAACCTGTCTCTTAGTGTATTCTGTAGGTAAGCtcaaaatacagatttttttttttgatctgtTACATACAGTCATAGTTTCCCCCTTCCACTGATCTGTCTTCGGAAACCTATATCTCTTTGCTATCACTATGGTCTTTGGGGAGAAATGTGCTTGCAACAATGTCACTACCTCTTCATACGTTTTCGTGATCGGCTTCTCTGTTGCGATGAGGCTGCGCAGCAGATCGTACGTCGCCGGTCCCATCACGCTGAAGAACACCGGCAGCTTCCTCTCCTCTTTCAGTCCATTTGCTGCGTAGAAGTACTCAGACTATCCACGTACATCGACCACTGCTCCGTCGACTCATCAAAGGCATCCATCTGTCCCAGGACGCCCGCCATGCTCGCCGGTGTGTCGCCCTGACGTGCAGCCGTACCCCCGCTGCTATGCTAAGCAAACACTAACAAAGCTAAGCTACCGCTAGCCGTTGATTAACTCCGCTGTTTCTACGCCAACTGCCCTCTTAAACCGTCGGCAGGCGCATCCATGCTCGTCATCTATTATATACTGAATGTAAGTCGGTAACACTTAGCCATACTCTTAATTCACCTTATAAGTGTAATCACGAGAGCCGAGTCGGGAGCTGTTGTGGACCGTTTGACAGCTTTATTGACACATTTCTGAaaacacaagtacaacccaagtATACCCACCTGTTTCTCCCCCTGAGGGTCACTGGGTATAACACAGTGCAGCCAAAACATAAAGCTCAATACACAACAACTGCAGGTAACAATAGACTAAGGACCTAAACATTATCTATTACAGGTTTTCACGCCCATGACCCCAACACTAAGACTGTGTTCTCTCCCCACTGCTTTTCTCTTCTACACCAAACACTCCACCCCATGGGAACCTTATGTGAAACCCCTGAGGTTCGCAGACGACACCACCATCATCGGTCTCATGCATGATGGCAACAAGACTGTCTGATGACGTAAGGTGGAACAACTCTCTGGTGCAATCAAAACCATCTGGAGGTGAACCCGCTCAGGACTGGAGTAGACTTCAGGACAATATATGTAACAGTGTAAAAAAACCCCCATCTATTATACTTTAATAAATTATGACTGAAGTGTTGCAACAGCATCTGTTGCTAGTAAGTAGTGGGATGTACGGTTACCTACAGGAAGTTGTTTActatttaatgtttatattttgaaTAGTACTTTGCAACGGACATATAAAATGCTTACTAATTGTTATTGACTAAAACTGCATTTTAGAGTGATATTAAGAAGACAAAAATGCTTGAGAAAAACTCAAAGCTAGCAGATGTGTTTTCCTGTGTTGCTGTTGAAGATTTgtctcattgattgattgagacttttattattagattgcacagtacagtacatattccgtacagttgaccactaaatggtaacacccgaacaagtttttcaacttgtttaagtcggggtccacgttaatcaattcagcctGAACACATTCAAGTTCTCTCCCAAGCTGTGTCTGATGCTACAGAGACAAGGTCTAAGAAGGACGTCAAGGTAGCACTAGACAGGCTAGACAGCACAAGATCTGGACCTGGATGTTTGTGCTCTTACCTTTAGAGACACAGATTTCCAGATCATCGGGACACATGAGACAATCTTTTTATGGAACAAGATGGACTGTGGGGAAGCTTCTGACTTTGTGCCCTTTGTACTTCTGGTGGATGAGAGGCCAGGGTGCCACCAAGTTATTATGAGAAACTAAGAACCCCTCTCAATGAGATGGAAGAAAAAGGCATAATTTGGAAATCCACAAGTGAATATGCTTTGTCCTAAGCTGTTGTTTGGAAGAAAGCAATTTGCGTGTGTGCAAGAACACTGCAATACACACACCCACTGCCTCGTCAGGCTGATGCTCTTGGGGAAAAGTATTTTCTCCACCTTGGGTCTGATATCATGGTTCTGTACTGTACCTCTATTTGAAGGACACAGGAAGTATACCACCTTTTCTCCCTCCTTTGGCTTTAATGAGTAAAACCGGATGTCACAGGTCCTCTTGAACAGCCTTGTTACGTTTATGAGGAGGATGCTCTCTATGCTTTTAAAAGAGATGAAAATTTCACCAGCCTCATGTGGTACCTTGACAATCTCATGATTTTAGGCCCAACTGAACAGATAGCACTTGATTGGTTGGAGATGGTTTTCTCCCGCTTACAGGACCATAACCTCAAGTTAGTGCCAAAGGAATGCCACTTTCTTGGGGAGATATGTGAGATTTATTGGCCATGTTATCTCTGAGTCTGTAGTCCAGAGAGACCCTGGAAAGGTTGAGGCTATTTACAGAGTGCAGGCATCTGACTTGATGGATAGTGATGGTGTCACTCTCTCGCAAAAGAAGTTCCAATTTCCTGGGGATGGTATTGTGTTATCAATATTTTAATGAGGATTACTCTGCCAAGACTAGATCTACGCTCCTTTCAGGTCATTAGGCAATTGGTAAGGCCAGGTGAAGGGTAAAGTCTAAATTGAAACTGTCGAGTTGTGTCAAACTGTCAGCAGAGGACTGGACGACCGAGTGTCGGGAAGCTTTTGAAACTTTGAAATGTGACCTGTTCCCCAGTGTGACACTGGCCCATCCTGACTTCCGGAAGCCTTTTATTCTCGCTGTTGATGCTTCAACTCACAGGCTAGAATTATTTTGGTTTAAAATGGGCCCTATGTGACAAGTTCTCCCACTAGCTCAAAGAAAGGCAGTTCCCCTACGAGGTTTGAAAACAACTCCCTGACCTTTGTTTTGACGAAGCCCATGCTGTATGCCTGCATACAGAGATGGGTTTATAAAATGGCAGCTTATGATTCCGACCTAAAATATGTGCCAGGGCCCAGGAATACTGTGGCTGATGCCTTGAGCCGTAAGGTTTGGTGAAAGAGCCGGATCTGTCTTTGTTGGATTAAGTTAATGGAGTTGTGAATGAGGCTGTACAACATGCTTTCTGTTTGACCAACAACTGTCAAGCTGTTCAGACTGCAGGAAGCCAGTCAACTGAAGAACAGGTTTCTTGTCAGTCGTCTGGAGGTGCTATTGCTGCGGGGGACGTGTCCGCAGTGTTGGACACACACCAGACTGGCGGTGTCTCTTTGCTGCCGTGAACGAGCTCAACATCGATACAGCTGCCCAAAGAATATTTGTCTGTTGTTGTTCCTCACAATCAACTGCATAATCTCCAGCAGTACAGTTTGGTTAGCAGAGTTTTCTTCTATGCAAACCGGCACAAAAGGCCATTGAGATATTAAAGAACAACTGAGTCAAGCTTTGTGCCCAGATTGTTGAGACACTTGGATAAGTTCAATATTCGTGATGGGATTCTCTATCGagtaacaaaaacatttttcagtTCGTCATTTCAGACTCGCTGAAGAAACGGGTCTTGCATGACACAGCTGGTCATTATGGCCGTTCAAGGACATTATTCCTGGCCAGCGAAATGTTTTATAGGGATAGCGATACGGACACCTTGAGACACCTTGTGAACTGCCAGTAGTACTTTTGGGTAAAGCACCTGAACCAGAAGCCCGAGCGCTTCTTGAGAACGTCCGCACTCTGGCTCCTATGGAATTGGTGTGTATTGATTTTTGGACGGCGGATTCAGGTGACAATAAATGCACTGATGTCCTTGTTGTGACAGACCATTTCTCA
Above is a genomic segment from Nerophis ophidion isolate RoL-2023_Sa linkage group LG02, RoL_Noph_v1.0, whole genome shotgun sequence containing:
- the LOC133548239 gene encoding piggyBac transposable element-derived protein 4-like; amino-acid sequence: MAARYTVEMVLQMLDDGEAVTGLDSESEISDDQDPDYCPGGGGSRPPGNPTEQDQSDSEDSSSVSSEEENIMSNRMSRKGSYWSELPPTQGRTQSHNIIRSRSGPAEGLSTTVSPKDAWELFITDDIIQEVMKCTNLVGRRVATARRKEWTNVTKDEFMAFIGLTLLAGSEKNWDVSVRDLFGSPLHNPMYKATMTVGRFEDIRRTLRFDDKRTRAFRLETDHMAAFRYVWDLFLVNCRQRFIPSDCVTVDEQLVPFRGRCKFLQYMPSKPAKYGLKIFWVCDARIPYAIDGIVYTGRQPGEEVQKNLGENIVKQLCGRFRNTGRNITMDNFFTSVPLAQHLLKKDLTIVGTLRLNKPDIPPLMKPSKSREVHSTEFAFNNSLTMVSYVRKKAKAVVLLSTMHHDKVVDENSRKKKTDVITFYNKTKGGVDTTDQMVGTYTCKRQTQRWPMVLWYNIIDIATLNSYTFFTAQHPDFKSGITNARRIFLKELSKELVTPHMRSRLEGCPQLQTPIIEAMERCGVTKAKIQPQDRSRQGQPKRKRCQICPSNKDRKVNNSCGKCNVPVCNDHSQKQVVCLNCIQ